TTTACGTGCGGTTGGCGCGAGAAAGAAAGATATCAAGCGCATCTTTTTTGCAGAAGCGGCAATTCTAGGTGCGGCAAGTGGATTGATTGGCGTTGTGATCGCCGCCCTTATCGGCTTCCTCGGCAACAATGTGATGGAGAGGATGTTTGACGCAAGAATCATCAATATCGGGGTAGGTTATATGGTTATTGGAGTCGTAATTGCTGTGGCCATCAGCATTATTGCTGCTTTGTTTCCAGCAGCGAAAGCAGCGAAATTGGACCCGATGGAATCCCTGCGTTACGAGTAGAATAAATGTAGAGTGAAAGGCGTTTTGTCTAGTTCAGTTCCTTTGTTTACATGTATACTTAGTATAAGAACTAAGGAGGGGTTTTCGTTTGTCTAGAGAGCAAAAAAAAAGTGAAATGACGAAAACAATTATTGAAACAGCAAAACGTCTATTCAATATTCACGGGGTAGAGCAAGTGAGTATGCACATGATTGCGCAGGAAGTGGGGATCGGACAAGGTACAATGTACCGCAGGTTTTCCAATAAAGCGGAATTGTGCATGACTATTTTATCCACGGACTTTCAAGCATTGTTTCAAAGGATCGAACGTTATTTGCAAGAAAATGCCTCTTGCTCATCTTATGAAAAAGGAAAATATATGATTTTGGAAATGATCCGCATGAACGCGGAACACAGCAGTTGGATAGAGGTGATTTTTTCTCAAACAGACTTTAGAGAAATGCATCATAAAGAGAAATTTTCTAAAGTGCCAGCCCCGTTTATAGCTGTTCAGCATATGTTTGAGCCACTGTTTAAAAAAACAGATGGTATGGAGGATCCATTCTTCTGGAGCACAACCTTGGCTTGGAGCTTGAATCCAATTTTGATTCGGACATTTTCGGAAAAAGGATACACTGATGAACAAATAGCTGAACACTTTGCGCAAGTGTTTTTACGTGGGCACGATCGCTAGTTGAGCTTAAATGAAGGGATCTCTGGATAAATGAAAGGGAAGCTATTCTTTTTGCAAAAAGAATAGCTTGTTTTTTTGTAGCAAAAACTACTTAATTTGTACCGGAAAAATATTTTAAATCCAAATGTACTTTAGATATGGACCTTGGAATTCAAGCATGTCTTAATTTCAATTAAAACCAATCTCCCTAAGCATGACCTCTAGAAGCTACATGCTAAAATTTTAATGGTTGCTTTAAAATATCGCACACCCCATCAACTACAAAGATTGTGACTTTCAGGTCCGTTACATTCTCTTCACATCAATCAATTCAAACCGCTCACAAACGAGCAGCATATCTTCTTGAAAGGTGTGACCGATTTTGTGCAGTTCTTCTTTAAAAAAATGTTCATGTGCATTCCACCAGTATGTATACGTTCCATCGCCTTCACCTTCTGCAATCGCGAACTCCTCGCTCACTTCATTCATCGGCAATACTTCGACATTCACTGTTCTTATGATCGCTAAAGGAATATCCTCGCTGCTTAAGATAATGCTGTAATCGCCTACGGACGGCAATGGCTCATTTTCCTCTCCATAAAAAACATGACCGGAGCACGTTGCCGTTTTTATCCCGTCGATCACCAACTGAGCCAACTGATCGGGATCAGCGCCGAATTGCCACGCACTGACTGACTTTGGCATTTCTGCGCCTTTCTTTTCCCAAAATTCATGCCAATATAATTCCGCTTTCTGATTCATTTTATGAGCTTCCTCCTTGATTCGCATGGAAGTTATCCTTCCTGCATTTGTTCCCATTCACTTAAATACATGCGGGTCATGATCTTTTGACGGTTTTCCAGCTTGCAAATGAATTCCAAGCTATTGCCGTCCGGATCATTGAAGTGGATTTTTGCATGTGCATACTCTCCATGCGGCATTACAAAAGGTTCGACTGGTTCAAACCCAAAAGCCTCCCTCGGCTTAAATCCTTTGCCTTCCAGCCATGCGACGGATTTCTTTAAATCTTCCAAGGATACGTGAAAAGCTATGTGACGCAATGAGGGGTGATACTCGACCTCCACTTTCTCCGTTTCCCATAAACCGAGCCACCTTTTATCCTTTTCAATCCATAGGAAAGCCAAATTGTCCTCCACCTTGGGATCCAGCTGCAAGCCAAGCGCTTCATAAAATGCTATCGAACGAGTCAAATCACGCACGGGTAAATGCGCTTCATATAACCCTCTTATCATGCAATCACCTCCTTAAAGCTTCATTTTCAGCCCTTCATGAGTGGCCGTGAATCCTAAGCGTTCATAAAAACGCAGCGAATCTTCCCGCTTTTTATCGGTCGTCAGCTGAATGATATGACATCCACGCGCTTTCGCACGGTCGATTGCATATTGAATCAACTTGCTTCCAATCCCCTTACCCCGTTCTGAAGCTGCCGTCCGTACTCCTTCGATCGTAGCTCGCCAACCGCCTTGATGCGTAAGATAAGGCGTGAAGGTGATTTGTTGCACCCCAACGATTTGCCCATCGAGGCAGGCTACGATCAATTCATTGTTCCTATCAGCATCAATTGATTCAAAGGCATCGAAATAGCTATCTGGAAGCGGGTTTTCATATCGCTCCCGCTCCTGACCTAATACATCGTCGGCGAGCATTTGCACGATTTCGCATAAGTCCGTTGCCATAGCATTCCTGAATGTGACCATATGATCCCTCCGTTTATTCAGTTCCGTTCAATTATAAGTTCTGCTAATGATCCGCCGTTCCCTCTTTTTCCTCTAAGCTTCCATAAAAAAAAGACCGCTGCAATTAGTGATTTGCAGAAGTCTTAAGCATTTACCACTCGCTTAGTAGGCGCTCCACCCTGCATCCGCTGTTATGACGGTGCCGTTGACGAAGCTCGAATCCTCTGAAGCAAGGAATAAAGCGATTTTCGCGATTTCCTCAGGTTTTCCATTGCGTGGATTGATGGCCATTCCCAATTGCTGACGAGAAGCACCGAATCCATTGATATTCGTCATGCTTGAGCCGATATTCGTCTCAACTCCACCTGGCGCTATGGCATTGCAGCGTATGCCCTTGCCGGCGTACATGAATCCCGTATTTTTCGTGAAGCCCACGACTGCATGCTTCGAGGCCGTGTATGCCCCGCCAGCCCGAGCACCATATAAACCGCCGGCGGAAGCGATATTGATGATGACGCCTTTTTGTTTTTCCAAAAAGATCGGCAGCACCTTTCTAGTCGAACGCATGACGCTTGTCGTATTGATGGCAAAAATCCGCTCCCATTTAGCATCTTCAATATCTCCTGCCGGTTCCATGCCATCCATGATACCCGCGTTATTCACGAGAATATCCACCGTACCGTACGAGCCGACCGCCGTATCGATCAAATGCTGAATATCTTCTTCCAATGCCACGTTCGTTTTAATCGCAAAGGCGGTGCCGCCAGCCGCTTTAATTTCTTCGGCCGTCTCATTCGCACCATCCAGATTCACATCCGATACGACGACTTTGGCACCTTCTCCAGCATATAGGATCGCAATTTGTTTCCCCATGCCTGATGCTGCACCTGTTACGACGGCAACCTTGTCCTGTAATTTCATCTAATCTCCCCCAGTTCATAAATGTTGTTGGTAAAAGTGAATCTTAGTGTACAGATGTTCATTAACTACCTTCCTTTATAGTATAATTAGTTTCAATAACGTTATTCAATCAGCAAATGCAGCCCTCGATGTTGAACAATGAACATTAAGGATGCATTTTGATCATTAACGGAACAAGGAGTGTTGAAAATGGCGAATTACAACACGGGGATTGATAGAAGAATCAGGAAATCCAAAAAAACTTTAAAGACTTCCCTCATATCGTTGATGCAGAGTAAGGATTTCAGGGAAATATCCATCACTGACATCGTCGAACACGCTGACCTGAATCGCGGTACCTTCTATAAACATTATCAGTACAAGGAAGAGCTGCTTGAAGAAATGATGGAGGATGTCATCGCCGATTTGATCATATCTTACCGGGAGCCATACAAACATGTCGATGTATTCACCATCAATGAGTTAACGGCTTCAGTGATCAAAATATTTGAACATGTTGCTGCCCATGCCGACATTTATACACTCGTACTGAAGTCGAATGCATTGCCGACTTTACATGATAGAATTTGTGAGGAATTAAAGAAGCTCCCATTGGAGGACCTGGAGGATTATCGGCCGAACACCAAAATTAATAAAGCACTTGCCTCCAGCTACCAAGCCTATGCCATTTTGGGCATGATCATCGAATGGGTCAACACCGGCTTTACCTATAGTGCGGACTATATGGCGGAACAATTACTTGAAATCATCACGAACAGACCAGTTGATGCTGTTTATAAAATAAGCAAAACGTTTAAAGAGGACGCACTGGAATAAGAGGAATGCACAGGCCCCCACTCTTGTTCCTTCCAATACTGGACACGAACCTTTTTCCCGATCAAGAACGGCTGCTCCTTCAAAACCACGAATATGGACATAACCGATATAAAAGAGAATGAAGGCAGCCAAAATCGCCAGAATTCCTGGCAACATGTTTAATAAAAAGGGAAATCCTTTTTTATAAAGCCTTTCCCTCAGTGATGGCAGTCAACAAGAAATTTCCACATATTACACCTACTGATTTTTCACAAAAATGGAGTAGCTACTAGGCTCGCGGAACCCCAAGCGATCCGCCAGCTTCCTTGACGCCAGGTTTTCGACGTTGCAATCCCAGCAAGGTATCATTTCATTCTTTAAGCAATGATCAATAAAGGCTTGGGCCGCTTTCTTGGCCACACCCATTCCCCTATACTCGGCATCCACGTAAATATCGATTTCGGCATATACCTTACCCCTGAAAATCGACGTGCACTCTCCAGCCAGTGCCGTTTCCCCATCGATCACGGAATAGCCAAATCCCTTATCCAGGAAATGCCCTGCAGACCCCCAAAATCGCTCATAGTACTCAAGATTGAACTCATGACTGCTCCTTATCGTTGCTTCATCCAGCCTGCTTACAGTGAAAGGTTCCTGCAACTGAACCTCTTTGACACCATACTCCTCGGGATGAAAGGTGAATGAATATCGGCTGCTTTGTTTCAGTTCTAACCTGAAGCAATCCGAAATAAGCCCGTCCCAACCACCACTCCCTGAAAATAGCGTGAACCGCCTTCCTTCTTTCAGCTTGCTGCTGCAAAATTTCAAAAAATGCTTATTGAACGCAACGTTTGAAATTGGACCGCCAACAAAATATAAACCCGAATCCGTTCCCACAAAAATCGTTTTTGGCGAATTGAGATCATCGGCAAAAACAAATCCTGGAATGAACCGTTCCAGCACCGCGAAAACAAATGTCGGGCATCGCTCCTTCCTTTTATATAGATAAGGCAACAGCCTTTCGAACTCCTTTTTTTCTAACTCCTGCAATTCCGCTCCCTCCCCTAAGCCTTACTTCTATTTATTTGGACCTGCCATGCATTTTCCGGGCATTTGTGTCATTTAATTCGGCCTTCTCACCATTTAATCCGCCCTACAGCCGATAATTCGGCCTTTTCACCTCTTAATTCGTCCTTCCGACCATTAATTCGACCTTATCGCCAATTAATTCGACCTTTTCACCTGTTAATTCGGCCTTCCGACCATTAATTCGACCTTATCGCCATTTAATTCGGCCTTCTCACCTGTTAATCCTTCCTTCCGACCATTAATTCGTCCTACGACCTTTAATCCGTCCTTCCGACCATTTATTCTTCCTTCTTTTTCAGCCTGGCTGTGTTGACGGCAGAGAAGTAGTCCATGACAAATGGGCGAAATTGTTCGGCTGCTGGTGTGAAGTAGCGTTTTTCCGACCAGGCTAGGCCAATTGTTCTCTGACACATAGGCTCGGTTATCCGGAGTTTATGTGAGGATGTTCCCGATTGGTGGAGCCAGGTCAATTCGGATACGAAGGCGATGCCTAGTCCTTTTCTGACAAGGTCCGAGATGACAGCCGGTTCATCGCCTTCAAACGCGATGTGCTGGACAAATCCAGCCTCCAGGCAAAATTGGTCCGTTAGACTGCGGAATCCAAAGCCTGTGTTCATGCTGATGAACGGTTCATCCTTCACTTCCTGGAGTTCAATGCTTTCCCTGCCTGCCAGCCGATGATTCGGTGGCACGATCAAGTAAATTTCTTCGGTGATCAGCGGCTCCCACTTGATGTCGGCTCCTTCAATCGGGACGGAGGAAATGCAGTAATCGATTTCTCCTTCGATGAGCAGCTGCTTCATGGATGATATCGATTTCAGGAACTGCTGAAAGCGGACATCTGGATATTTAGTTAAAAAAGTGCCCAATAAATCTGGCAGGACCCTCGGTATGGTGACGGCCAGCGTGATGTTTTTTTGGTCGTGATCGGATAATTCCTCGATTTCACGCCTGCCTTCATTCAGTTCGGCAAAAGCCCGTTCGACCCTGTTCAAAAATTTTCTTCCAGCTGCATTGAGCCTGATTTTCCGATGTTCCCTATCGAATAATGTGACACCCAAATCCTCTTCAAGGCGAGATATCGTTTTACTAAGTGAGGGCTGGGCTATTTGAAGCTTTTCGGCGGCCTTCGTCATATGTTCAAGATGTGCTACGGTTTGAAAATACTGAAGCTGCAATAATTCCACTTTCCCCACTCTTTTCATATAGATTTAAATCTATTATTACATAAACAATTATGTATTATACAGCATTAATAAAAGCCCTTATGATGAAATAATCTCATTTAGTTGGAAAGGGCAGGCTCAATAATGAAAGGTATGCAACTTGTATTACATGATATTAAAGCAATGTGGATGCACAAACATGGGAGAATCGCGCTGATTTTCCTTTTGGTCGTTCCTTTGATTTACGCAGGTTTCTTCCTGGCGGGCTATTGGAACCCATATGGACAGCTTGATCAGCTCCCAGTAGCTGTAGTCAACCAGGATAAAGGCGCACTAATGGACGAGAAGCCGATCGAAGCCGGTGAAGACTTCGTTAAGGAATTGAAAAAGCAAAAAGAATTGGATTTCCATTTCATCTCACAAAAAGAGGCTGATTCGGGCCTTAAAAAAGGCACCTATTATATGGTCGTGACGATTCCGAAGGATTTTTCCGAAAACGTCACGACATTAATGGATGAAAAACCAAAAACGGCCAAGCTTTTATATACTGTCAATCCTGGCAAGAACTTCGTTGCCTCGCAAATTAGCACAACAGCGGTTGAAAAGATGACGACGAAAATCAATGCAAGTATAACTAAAGTCTATTCAGAAGGCATCCTTTCAAAATTCCAGGATGTTTTAAAAGGCATGGCGGATGCGGGAAATGGAGCGGAAAGGCTGCATCAAGGAACGCTGGCTGCGAAAAACGGCAGCGCCAAGTTATCGGACGGCATTCAAGGTTTGCATGCGGGTGCCGAGAAGCTGCAATCAGGAAGCAACCAGCTTGTGGATGGCCAAAAAGCTTTGGCTGACGGGGCCGCCGGTATCACGGAAGGTTCCCGGAACTTGTATTCCGGGATGAAGCGGCTTTCGGATGGACATC
This genomic stretch from Peribacillus muralis harbors:
- a CDS encoding TetR/AcrR family transcriptional regulator, which codes for MSREQKKSEMTKTIIETAKRLFNIHGVEQVSMHMIAQEVGIGQGTMYRRFSNKAELCMTILSTDFQALFQRIERYLQENASCSSYEKGKYMILEMIRMNAEHSSWIEVIFSQTDFREMHHKEKFSKVPAPFIAVQHMFEPLFKKTDGMEDPFFWSTTLAWSLNPILIRTFSEKGYTDEQIAEHFAQVFLRGHDR
- a CDS encoding ASCH domain-containing protein, translated to MNQKAELYWHEFWEKKGAEMPKSVSAWQFGADPDQLAQLVIDGIKTATCSGHVFYGEENEPLPSVGDYSIILSSEDIPLAIIRTVNVEVLPMNEVSEEFAIAEGEGDGTYTYWWNAHEHFFKEELHKIGHTFQEDMLLVCERFELIDVKRM
- a CDS encoding VOC family protein, whose protein sequence is MIRGLYEAHLPVRDLTRSIAFYEALGLQLDPKVEDNLAFLWIEKDKRWLGLWETEKVEVEYHPSLRHIAFHVSLEDLKKSVAWLEGKGFKPREAFGFEPVEPFVMPHGEYAHAKIHFNDPDGNSLEFICKLENRQKIMTRMYLSEWEQMQEG
- a CDS encoding GNAT family N-acetyltransferase, encoding MVTFRNAMATDLCEIVQMLADDVLGQERERYENPLPDSYFDAFESIDADRNNELIVACLDGQIVGVQQITFTPYLTHQGGWRATIEGVRTAASERGKGIGSKLIQYAIDRAKARGCHIIQLTTDKKREDSLRFYERLGFTATHEGLKMKL
- a CDS encoding SDR family oxidoreductase, with protein sequence MKLQDKVAVVTGAASGMGKQIAILYAGEGAKVVVSDVNLDGANETAEEIKAAGGTAFAIKTNVALEEDIQHLIDTAVGSYGTVDILVNNAGIMDGMEPAGDIEDAKWERIFAINTTSVMRSTRKVLPIFLEKQKGVIINIASAGGLYGARAGGAYTASKHAVVGFTKNTGFMYAGKGIRCNAIAPGGVETNIGSSMTNINGFGASRQQLGMAINPRNGKPEEIAKIALFLASEDSSFVNGTVITADAGWSAY
- a CDS encoding TetR/AcrR family transcriptional regulator encodes the protein MANYNTGIDRRIRKSKKTLKTSLISLMQSKDFREISITDIVEHADLNRGTFYKHYQYKEELLEEMMEDVIADLIISYREPYKHVDVFTINELTASVIKIFEHVAAHADIYTLVLKSNALPTLHDRICEELKKLPLEDLEDYRPNTKINKALASSYQAYAILGMIIEWVNTGFTYSADYMAEQLLEIITNRPVDAVYKISKTFKEDALE
- a CDS encoding GNAT family N-acetyltransferase, translating into MQELEKKEFERLLPYLYKRKERCPTFVFAVLERFIPGFVFADDLNSPKTIFVGTDSGLYFVGGPISNVAFNKHFLKFCSSKLKEGRRFTLFSGSGGWDGLISDCFRLELKQSSRYSFTFHPEEYGVKEVQLQEPFTVSRLDEATIRSSHEFNLEYYERFWGSAGHFLDKGFGYSVIDGETALAGECTSIFRGKVYAEIDIYVDAEYRGMGVAKKAAQAFIDHCLKNEMIPCWDCNVENLASRKLADRLGFREPSSYSIFVKNQ
- a CDS encoding LysR family transcriptional regulator gives rise to the protein MELLQLQYFQTVAHLEHMTKAAEKLQIAQPSLSKTISRLEEDLGVTLFDREHRKIRLNAAGRKFLNRVERAFAELNEGRREIEELSDHDQKNITLAVTIPRVLPDLLGTFLTKYPDVRFQQFLKSISSMKQLLIEGEIDYCISSVPIEGADIKWEPLITEEIYLIVPPNHRLAGRESIELQEVKDEPFISMNTGFGFRSLTDQFCLEAGFVQHIAFEGDEPAVISDLVRKGLGIAFVSELTWLHQSGTSSHKLRITEPMCQRTIGLAWSEKRYFTPAAEQFRPFVMDYFSAVNTARLKKKEE